The genomic DNA GGAGCCAACGTTTTTAACAGGATCAATCATTGCAATAGAACCAAACAAAGATCGTTCTAAATATCAAAAAGGTGATGTTATTACCTTTAAAGAGAAAGATCAAAAAATTATCACTCACCGTATTATCGGTGTAAAAGATACAAATGGAAAAGTAGTGTATGAAACAAAAGGGGATAACAACAACGGACCAGATTTAGAGCCAGTACTTGCAGAAAATGTAGTTGGAAAGTATGCAGATATTACAGTTCCGTATGTTGGGTATTTACTGAATTATGCGAATTCAAAAGCGGGAGCAGCATTACTTCTTATTATTCCAGGAGTCTTTTTACTTGGTTATTCCGCGATTTCTATTTTTGGTGCTATTCGTAGTATTGACGGAGAAAAGAAAGATAAAAAAGTAGAACAATCCGTCTAGTTCGTTTGGTTATACTTTCCGTTTAGGAAGTTAACAAATATATATTAAGGGGATATGGACATGACTTTAAAGAAAAAATTAGGAATGGGTATTACATCAGCAGTACTAGGAGCAGCGTTAGTTGGTGGAGGAACATTTGCGTTTTTCAGTGATAAAGAAGTGTCAAACAATACATTTGCGGCTGGGACACTGGATTTAGCATTAAATCCATCAACAGTTGTTAACGTATCGAATTTAAAACCTGGGGATACAATTGAAAAAGAATTTAAACTAGAAAATAAAGGCTCTTTAGATATTAAAAAGGTTCTACTGAAAACAGATTATAATGTAGAAGATGTAAAGAAAGATAATAAAGATGATTTTGGTAAACATATTAAAGTAACATTCTTAAAAAATGTAGATAAGCATGAGACAATTGTGAAACAAACTACTTTAGATAAATTAAAAGGTGACACACTTACAGCTGTAGATAATGATTTATCGGCTTGGTTCTGGGATGAAAAAGGTATTTCAGCAGGTAAATCTGATAAATTCAAAGTGAAATTTGAGTTCGTTGATAATGGAAAAGATCAAAATCAATTCCAAGGCGATAAGTTACAATTAAATTGGACGTTTGATGCACAACAAACAGCAGGTGAAGAAAGATAATAACAAAAAGGGCTATCACATGGATAGCCCTTTTTCTATTTTTCTAGTATTTGTCTATCAATTTTAATAGTTCTTTACTATAATATAGATAATGTTCTGTATAAAGAACGTAATGTTCGATGGGGGAGATTAAGATGCTGAAAAGACCGCGGAATTTTAAAAAGATGCTTATATTGCCGTGTATGTGTTCTATTACGTTTTATTTAGGATCTCAAATTATGACGTATACAGAAGCGGCGTTCATTCATGAAACGAAAGTGGAAGCGACGCTTTCTACAGCAATTATATTTCCGAAAACAGTTAATACGTTAAAAGAGCAATCTGAGAAACATAAACAGTTTATTGAGCGTGAGTATGGAACGATGAAGGGGAAATCGAAAGCAACTTCTATTGAAGAAATAAAACAGGCGATTTCTGTATGGCAACAAGGGCGTGAGAAAATTGTTGCTGAGAAGGAAGCTCTGCAAAATGTATATACTGAAATAGAGGCTCCTTACAATCAAATACAAGAAGAATTAAAGGTAAATAAAGATGAGTCGATGCAGCAAGTGTCCGTATATGTAAATGAAGGCTTTCGCAGTATCAAAGAGAAACATGACTATATTGAGAAAGAAATTAGCTTGAAAGCTATTGATGAGCAAATTCAGGCTCTTCAGCAACAATTAAACATTGCAATTGAAGCGGAAGGACAAAAGAAAGCCGAAGGACAAAAGAAAGCCGAAGAACAAAAGAAAGTAGAAGAACAGAAGAAAGCCGAAGAACAAAAGAAAGTAGAAGAACAAAAGAAAGTAGAAGAACAGAAGAAAGTAGAAGAACAGAAGAAAGTAGAAGAGCAAAAGAAAGCCGAAGAACAGAAAAAAGCGGAGTAACTGCTGTAGTGAAACGGCTGGAAAACAAGAATGTGGTGCAAGAGATAATGAACGAATAAGCAAAACTAGTAATATTTATATGAGTGTGAGGGAACGTTAGCCCTCACCTCTTTGTTTTTCTTTTTTCTTATAGTATTAAATGCATTTGAGTGTGAAAAAAGTTATAAATCATCATTATTTTTTCTGAAAAATCTAAATAATATTGAGAAATAAAAATAATTGAAAATATTAATAAATATGTGTTGTGTTTATATAGGGTTGTTCGTTATAATGAACATAAGGTTTTTAAAAAAGAACACATATTAGCTAAGCTAATATAGTTTTCTTTACATCTCTTATTGAAAAATAAGTGATAAAAATATAAAAAAAAGCTAGGGGGAATTGATTGTGAGTCTGAAAAAGAAATTAGGTATGGGAGTTGCATCAGCAGCATTGGGGTTAGCTTTAATTGGTGGAGGAACATTTGCATTCTTTAGCGATAAAGAAGTATCAAACAATACATTTGCAGCTGGGACGTTAGACCTTACATTAAACCCTAAGACGCTTGTAGATATTAAAGATTTAAAACCAGGGGATTCTGTTAAGAAAGAGTTCTTATTACAAAACAGCGGTTCGTTAACTATTAAAGACGTTAAATTAGCAACAAAGTATACTGTTAAAGATGCAAAAGGTGATAATGCTGGTGAAGACTTTGGTAAGCACGTTAAAGTAAAATTCCTTTGGAACTGGGATAAACAAAGTGAGCCTGTATACGAAACAACTTTAGCAGACTTACAAAAAGTTGATCCAGATCTTTTAGCTAAAGACATCTTTGCTCCTGAGTGGGGAGAAAAGGGTGGATTAGCAGCTGGTACAGAGGATTATCTATGGGTACAATTTGAATTTGTAGATGATGGAAAAGACCAAAATATCTTCCAAGGTGATACATTGAATTTAGAATGGACATTCAATGCTAACCAAGAAGCTGGGGAAGAAAAATAATAAAAAAGCGGGTATTCCCGCTTTTTTTTATAAAGAAAAAGAAGTGCTGGTTGTAAGCACTTCTTTCTATTATTATTTTTGATTTTGCTTCCACTTTGTAAATTCAAGAAATTCACGAAATTGTTCTTTGGAGACACCAGAGTTCATTGCATCTTTAACGAGTTGTGTCCATTCGGAGTCTAGGTTAGTTGCCTTTGTTGTTTCATCATGAAGTAAAGTATCAACTGGAATTTGTAGAACTGCTGCGATCTTTTCAAGAAACTGAATGAAAGGGTTTTTTTGTAAATTTCGTTCTATAGAACTAATGTAAGATTTAGCAACGCCAGCTTTTTCGGCAAGTTCAGTTAATGAAATACCTTTTTGTAAACGAAGGCGTTTTATACGTTCTCCAATCATATTTGCGCACCTTTCTATCAATATGTAGTTGTCTTATGATGTCATTATTATAACATAAACTTCGTTAAAAAGAACAAACCTATTGAGCCTGACTGGATGGCTTCATACGTTGGAAAAATTGCTCGATGTCTTGCATGGCGATACCAGCATCTAGAGCTTCAAGTATTAAATCAATCCATTCTTGATCCAGTGCGTCTGTCTTATCTTTGTACAAATGTAATTCCTCCCTAATTATCGGTCATAATTGCTGCTACAGAATACATGATAATGCAATCGGACTTTGTGTTTTATATAGTGAATTATCAAATACTTTGTAGATGAAACAAAGATAAAATCCCCATTAAACTCCCTCTATGGAAATTATAAATTGTTCGATAAAAACTTTCAATATTTTCAGAAAACATTGTTGAATTGTGATATATCCGTATGCTAACTATGAAATTTTTACAAATATATTAAAAACATTACATAATATGACTAAATATTGAAAAAATATTGAATTTTTAATAAAATTTAATTTGTAATACATATTATTTATTAGGGGAGGAAATAAGGGATGAACAAGAAACCGTTCAAAGTTTTGTCATCAATCGCTTTGACAGCTGTATTAGGCCTTTCATTCGGAGCTGGCACTCAATCGGCATATGCTGAAACACCTGTGAATAAAACAGCTACGAGCCCAGTGGATGATCATTTAATTCCAGAAGAGCGTTTAGCAGATGCACTGAAAAAACGTGGGGTAATTGATTCTTCAGCTTCAGAGAAAGAAACAAAGAAAGCTGTTGAAAAGTATGTAGAGGACAAAAAGGGTGAAAATCCTGGGAAAGAAGCAACAAATGGGGATCAACTTACGAAAGAAGCATCTGACTTTTTAAAGAAAGTGAAAGATGCGAAAGCAGATACGAAAGAAAAACTAAATCAGCCAGCAACAGGGACACCTGCAGCGACAGGACCAGTTAAAGGCGGACTAAATGGTAAAGTACCAACTTCTCCAGCAAAACAAAAAGCATATAACGGCGATGTTCGTAAAGATAAGGTACTTGTTTTACTTGTAGAGTACGCTGATTTTAAACATAACAACATCGATAAAGAACCTGGTTATATGTATTCGGAAGACTTTAACAAAGAACACTATGAAAAAATGTTATTCGGTGATGAGCCATTCGCGTTAGAGGATGGAAGCAAAATCGAAACATTTAAACAATATTACGAAGAGCAATCCGGTGGTAGTTACACAGTGGACGGAACAGTTACAAAATGGTTAACAGTTCCTGGTAAAGCTGCTGATTATGGTGCAGATGCTGCTACAGGTCATGATAATAAAGGACCAAAAGGACCACGTGATCTAGTAAAAGATGCATTAAAAGCAGCTGTAGATAGCGGTCTTGATTTATCACAGTTTGATCAGTTCGATCAATACGATGTAAATGGTGATGGAAATCAAAATCAACCAGACGGTTTAATCGATCACTTAATGATTATTCATGCGGGTGTTGGACAAGAAGCTGGCGGTGGTAAATTAGGTGATGATGCAATTTGGTCACATCGCTGGACAGTTGGACCAAAACCATTCGCAATTGAAGGCACACAAGCGAAAGTTCCATATTGGGGCGGAAAGATGGCAGCATTCGACTACACAATTGAACCAGAAGATGGCGCAGTTGGTGTATTCGCGCATGAATATGGCCATGATTTAGGTTTACCAGATGAGTATGATACAGACTATACGGGTCATGGTGAGCCAATTCAAGCTTGGTCTGTTATGAGTGGCGGCAGCTGGGCTGGTAAAATCGCTGGAACAACACCAACGAGTTTCTCACCACAAAATAAAGAGTTTTTCCAAAAAACAATTGGTGGTAACTGGGCAAATATCGTAGAAGTAGATTACGAGAAATTAAATAAAGGTATCGGTCTAGCAACATATTTAGACCAAAGTGTTACGAAATCTAACCGTCCAGGTATGATTCGTGTTAACTTACCAGATAAAGATGTAAAAACAATTGCACCAGCATTTGGTAAGCAGTATTACTACAGCACAAAAGGTGATAATCTTCATACAACGTTAGAAACACCACTGTTCGATTTAACGAATGCAACGAATGCGAAATTTGATTTCAAATCGTTATATGAAATCGAAGCAGAGTATGATTTCCTTGAAGTACATGCTGTAACAGAAGATGGTCAAAAAACGTTAATTGAAAGACTTGGCGAGAAAGCAAATAGTGGAAATGCAGATTCGACAAATGGAAAATGGATTGACAAATCATATGATTTAAGTCAATTCAAAGGTAAAAAAGTAAAATTAACGTTTGAGTACATTACGGATGGTGGTTTAGCATTAAATGGTTTCCTACTTGATAATGCGTCATTAACAGTAGATGGTAAAGTTACATTCTCAGATGATGCTGAAGGTACACCACAATTAAAATTAGATGGTTTCGTTGTATCTAGCGGAACAGAGAAGAAAAAACATAACTACTACGTAGAGTGGAGAAACCATACTGGATCAGATAGCGCATTGAAATTTGCTCGCGGTCCAGAATATAACTCAGGTATGGTTGTATGGTATGCAGACTCAGCTTACGCAGATAACTGGGTTGGTTTACATCCAGGACATGGTTTCCTTGGTGTAGTTGATTCTCATCCAGAAGCAATTGTAGGAACTTTAAATGGTAAACCAACAATTGATAGTAGTACACGATTCCAAATCGCTGATGCGGCATTCTCATTCGATAAAACGCCAGCTTGGAAAGTTGTATCTCCAACGCGTGGAACGTATACGTATGATGGCTTAGCGGGTGTAGCGAAGTTTGATGATTCGAAAACGTATATTAATCAACAGATTCCAGATGCAGGACGTATTTTACCGAAGCTTGGTCTGAAGTTTGAAGTAGTAGGACAAGCTGATGATAATTCTGCAGGTGCTGTTCGTTTATATCGTTAATACTGTGAAACTACCGAGAGATTTTCTTTCGGTAGTTTTTTTGTGAGCAATGAATTTTATATAGTTGAAAAAGTCATATATAATGTAACTTTAAGAATAGAAATTTATTATATATGAAGTCTATATAAATAATGAAAGAACTGGATAAAAATAGTGGGAGAAGGTGAGTGAATGAGTATTTCCTCTATTGTAAGTAGGCAAAAGGAATATTTTTTAAAAGGGCATACGAGAAGCATCGAAATGAGAAAGAATAATTTGAAGAGGCTTTATGAAGGCATTCAGCGTTTTGAAGAAGAAATATTTCAGGCATTGAAATTAGATTTAAATAAGTCAGTTCACGAGTCGTTTACAACGGAAGTTGGATATGTATTAAAAGAAATTTCTTTTCAATTGAAACATATGTCATCGTGGAGTAAACCAAAGCGAGTTCGAACAGCACTGACTCATTTTGGATCAAAAGGAAAAGTAGTGCCAGAACCGTATGGTGTTACGCTTATTATTGCACCGTGGAACTATCCGTTCCAATTAGCAATTGCACCACTTGTAGGAGCACTGGCAGCTGGAAATACAATCGTTTTAAAGCCGTCAGAGTTAACGCCAAGCGTTTCAAAAGTGCTTAAGAGAATGTTAGGTGAGTTATTCCCAGAAGAGCTTGTAGCGGTAGTAGAAGGTGGCGTTGAAGAGAGTACATCTTTGCTGAGGGAACCGATTGATTATATTTTCTTTACTGGTAGTGTTGGCGTTGGAAAAGTTGTAATGGAAGCAGCAGCGAAACAGTTGACGCCGCTTACGTTAGAACTTGGCGGGAAAAGTCCTTGTATTGTACATAAAGATGCAAAGATAGAGATGACAGCAAGAAGAATTGTTTGGGGTAAGTTTTTAAATGCAGGGCAGACGTGTGTAGCGCCTGATTATATGTACGTGCATTCTTCCGTGAAAGAAAAGCTAATTGAGGCAATGCGACATGAAATTACAGAGCAGTATAGTAAAGAACCTTTGC from Bacillus cereus G9842 includes the following:
- a CDS encoding helix-turn-helix domain-containing protein codes for the protein MIGERIKRLRLQKGISLTELAEKAGVAKSYISSIERNLQKNPFIQFLEKIAAVLQIPVDTLLHDETTKATNLDSEWTQLVKDAMNSGVSKEQFREFLEFTKWKQNQK
- a CDS encoding aldehyde dehydrogenase; this encodes MSISSIVSRQKEYFLKGHTRSIEMRKNNLKRLYEGIQRFEEEIFQALKLDLNKSVHESFTTEVGYVLKEISFQLKHMSSWSKPKRVRTALTHFGSKGKVVPEPYGVTLIIAPWNYPFQLAIAPLVGALAAGNTIVLKPSELTPSVSKVLKRMLGELFPEELVAVVEGGVEESTSLLREPIDYIFFTGSVGVGKVVMEAAAKQLTPLTLELGGKSPCIVHKDAKIEMTARRIVWGKFLNAGQTCVAPDYMYVHSSVKEKLIEAMRHEITEQYSKEPLQNENYVRIVSERHFERLCRFLQDGQVVIGGNYKKDTLHIEPTVLADTTWQDAVMEDEIFGPILPIIEYDNIEDVIGTIQQHPKPLALYVFSEDKEVQKKVTSNISYGGGCINDVVYHLATPYLPFGGVGSSGLGGYHGKESFRTFSHYKSILAQSTAFDMKIRYSSTKSALKFIRKLLK
- a CDS encoding anti-repressor SinI family protein, with the translated sequence MYKDKTDALDQEWIDLILEALDAGIAMQDIEQFFQRMKPSSQAQ
- a CDS encoding DUF4047 domain-containing protein, which codes for MGEIKMLKRPRNFKKMLILPCMCSITFYLGSQIMTYTEAAFIHETKVEATLSTAIIFPKTVNTLKEQSEKHKQFIEREYGTMKGKSKATSIEEIKQAISVWQQGREKIVAEKEALQNVYTEIEAPYNQIQEELKVNKDESMQQVSVYVNEGFRSIKEKHDYIEKEISLKAIDEQIQALQQQLNIAIEAEGQKKAEGQKKAEEQKKVEEQKKAEEQKKVEEQKKVEEQKKVEEQKKVEEQKKAEEQKKAE
- a CDS encoding CalY family protein, with protein sequence MTLKKKLGMGITSAVLGAALVGGGTFAFFSDKEVSNNTFAAGTLDLALNPSTVVNVSNLKPGDTIEKEFKLENKGSLDIKKVLLKTDYNVEDVKKDNKDDFGKHIKVTFLKNVDKHETIVKQTTLDKLKGDTLTAVDNDLSAWFWDEKGISAGKSDKFKVKFEFVDNGKDQNQFQGDKLQLNWTFDAQQTAGEER
- the inhA1 gene encoding M6 family metalloprotease immune inhibitor InhA1, which codes for MNKKPFKVLSSIALTAVLGLSFGAGTQSAYAETPVNKTATSPVDDHLIPEERLADALKKRGVIDSSASEKETKKAVEKYVEDKKGENPGKEATNGDQLTKEASDFLKKVKDAKADTKEKLNQPATGTPAATGPVKGGLNGKVPTSPAKQKAYNGDVRKDKVLVLLVEYADFKHNNIDKEPGYMYSEDFNKEHYEKMLFGDEPFALEDGSKIETFKQYYEEQSGGSYTVDGTVTKWLTVPGKAADYGADAATGHDNKGPKGPRDLVKDALKAAVDSGLDLSQFDQFDQYDVNGDGNQNQPDGLIDHLMIIHAGVGQEAGGGKLGDDAIWSHRWTVGPKPFAIEGTQAKVPYWGGKMAAFDYTIEPEDGAVGVFAHEYGHDLGLPDEYDTDYTGHGEPIQAWSVMSGGSWAGKIAGTTPTSFSPQNKEFFQKTIGGNWANIVEVDYEKLNKGIGLATYLDQSVTKSNRPGMIRVNLPDKDVKTIAPAFGKQYYYSTKGDNLHTTLETPLFDLTNATNAKFDFKSLYEIEAEYDFLEVHAVTEDGQKTLIERLGEKANSGNADSTNGKWIDKSYDLSQFKGKKVKLTFEYITDGGLALNGFLLDNASLTVDGKVTFSDDAEGTPQLKLDGFVVSSGTEKKKHNYYVEWRNHTGSDSALKFARGPEYNSGMVVWYADSAYADNWVGLHPGHGFLGVVDSHPEAIVGTLNGKPTIDSSTRFQIADAAFSFDKTPAWKVVSPTRGTYTYDGLAGVAKFDDSKTYINQQIPDAGRILPKLGLKFEVVGQADDNSAGAVRLYR
- the calY gene encoding biofilm matrix protein CalY gives rise to the protein MSLKKKLGMGVASAALGLALIGGGTFAFFSDKEVSNNTFAAGTLDLTLNPKTLVDIKDLKPGDSVKKEFLLQNSGSLTIKDVKLATKYTVKDAKGDNAGEDFGKHVKVKFLWNWDKQSEPVYETTLADLQKVDPDLLAKDIFAPEWGEKGGLAAGTEDYLWVQFEFVDDGKDQNIFQGDTLNLEWTFNANQEAGEEK
- the sipW gene encoding signal peptidase I SipW is translated as MKLIWKVISNAISFVLFALMVFLAFVVISSKASGGDPTVMGYQFKSVLSGSMEPTFLTGSIIAIEPNKDRSKYQKGDVITFKEKDQKIITHRIIGVKDTNGKVVYETKGDNNNGPDLEPVLAENVVGKYADITVPYVGYLLNYANSKAGAALLLIIPGVFLLGYSAISIFGAIRSIDGEKKDKKVEQSV